The Hemiscyllium ocellatum isolate sHemOce1 chromosome 19, sHemOce1.pat.X.cur, whole genome shotgun sequence genome has a segment encoding these proteins:
- the rtcb gene encoding RNA-splicing ligase RtcB homolog: MSRSYNDELGYLDKIHKNCWRIKKGFVPNMQVEGVFYVNDTLEKLMFDELRNSCRGGGVGGFMPAMKQIGNVAALPGIVHKSIGLPDVHSGYGFAIGNMAAFDMTNPEAVVSPGGVGFDINCGVRLLRTNLDEGDVQPVKEQLAQAMFDHIPVGVGSKGVIPMGAKDLEEALEMGVDWSLREGYAWAEDKEHCEEYGRMLQADPSKVSPKAKKRGLPQLGTLGAGNHYAEIQVVDEIYNDYAARKMGIDHKGQVCVMIHSGSRGFGHQVATDALVAMEKAMKRDNIIVNDRQLACARVNSQEGQDYLKGMAAAGNYAWVNRSSMTFLSRQAFAKVFNTTPDDLDMHVIYDVSHNIAKVEEHVVDGKQKTLLIHRKGSTRAFPPHHPLIPVDYQLTGQPVLIGGTMGTCSYVLTGTEQGMTETFGTTCHGAGRALSRAKSRRNLDFQDVLDKLADMGIAIRVASPKLVMEEAPESYKNVTDVVNTCHDAGISKKAIKLRPIAVIKG; this comes from the exons ATGAGTCGCAGTTACAATGATGAGCTGGGTTATCTGGATAAAATCCACAAAAACTGCTGGAGGATTAAAAAGGGGTTTGTTCCAAACATGCAG GTGGAAGGTGTGTTTTATGTCAATGATACCCTGGAGAAATTAATGTTTGATGAGCTGCGAAATTCATGTCGTGGAGGAG GTGTGGGTGGTTTCATGCCAGCCATGAAGCAGATTGGAAATGTGGCAGCATTGCCTGGGATTGTTCAC AAATCCATTGGGCTCCCTGACGTCCATTCAGGCTATGGGTTTGCAATTGGAAACATGGCTGCCTTTGACATGACTAATCCTGAGGCTGTGGTATCACCAG GTGGTGTGGGTTTTGATATCAACTGTGGAGTGCGTTTATTGCGTACCAACCTTGATGAAGGGGATGTGCagccagtgaaggaacagctagCTCAGGCCATGTTTGACCACATTCCTGTAGGAGTCGGATCCAAGGGAGTCATCCCAATGGGTGCCAA AGACTTAGAAGAAGCTTTAGAGATGGGTGTGGATTGGTCACTGAGGGAAGGCTATGCCTGGGCTGAGGATAAGGAGCATTGTGAAGAATATGGCAGAATGCTGCAAGCAGATCCTTCTAAGGTTTCTCCAAAGGCTAAAAAGAGAGGATTGCCTCAG CTGGGTACTCTGGGTGCTGGAAACCACTATGCTGAGATTCAGGTGGTAGATGAAATCTACAATGACTATGCAGCACGTAAAATGGGCATTGACCATAAAGGCCAGGTTTGTGTCATGATTCACAGTGGGAGCAGAGGTTTTGGACATCAGGTTGCAACAG ATGCCCTAGTGGCAATGGAGAAAGCCATGAAGAGAGATAACATTATTGTCAATGACAGGCAGCTGGCATGTGCCAGGGTCAATTCCCAAGAAGGTCAGGACTATCTCAAAGGCATGGCAGCAGCTGGAAACTATGCCTGGGTGAATCGCTCTTCTATGACCTTCCTGTCAAGACAG GCATTTGCCAAAGTCTTCAACACTACACCAGATGATCTGGATATGCATGTGATTTATGATGTGTCTCACAACATAGCCAAAGTGGAGGAGCATGTGGTGGATGGAAAACAGAAGACGTTGCTGATCCATAGGAAGGGTTCCACTCGGGCCTTCCCGCCACACCACCCTCTTATACCAGTTGATTATCAG TTGACTGGACAACCTGTTTTGATTGGTGGAACAATGGGAACCTGCAGCTATGTCCTTACTGGTACTGAACAAGGCATGACAGAAACCTTTGGAACTACCTGCCATGGGGCG GGGAGAGCTTTGTCACGTGCAAAATCCCGACGTAACCTTGATTTCCAGGATGTGTTGGATAAACTAGCAGATATGGGAATTGCTATTCGTGTTGCTTCACCCAAACTTGTAATGGAAGAA GCACCTGAATCCTACAAGAATGTAACCGATGTTGTGAATACATGTCATGATGCTGGGATCAGCAAAAAAGCTATCAAACTGCGACCTATTGCAGTTATAAAAGGTTGA